Proteins found in one Streptococcus iniae genomic segment:
- a CDS encoding helix-turn-helix domain-containing protein — MPSKKDLFSTQQLRELNLIKLLSQDKEAFDYKTICRQLDCSFITLQSELAHLSTFPGISSFPYIESHLTIDYHKAYGPQKLYQSVLLDAPTLRLMESFFFNECHNLDTLASNLFISLSTLKRLIKRTNTYLKQTFDCKIDIKQFSIVGNEKQIRLFYLKYFSEAYDKHDWPFDDLVSESALEDLIHLSAKQLDAPIDYSLLHHLKIMAGVHLVRFSQGYRVNDVYPLAQDLCHQLEDESAFTDLHDKFETDFLEPLNCLALSEMFSAFFLEDVMVNFQKIPLADEDNQKVDFHDWSQLMLTIEKGLPLEIANKDEICRHLHNATILGDYDIYENFLIYDYRKPFLDYFKSNYPDLWQSLCDSIEATYDKKGVDMQDKDLNHMLYVLLINWDNLFMQLSNAISKQKLLVIEKGSCNVGQFLQGFAGQFFDITIHQEMDIKKAHIEGKYDLVLTDVSLEQIDGVDVYFFSQLVPSIALAELNKHLKHKIQNRFKLTS; from the coding sequence ATGCCAAGTAAAAAAGATCTTTTTTCCACCCAACAACTCCGAGAACTTAATCTCATTAAATTACTGAGCCAAGACAAAGAGGCTTTTGATTATAAAACCATTTGCCGTCAACTGGATTGCTCTTTTATCACCCTGCAATCTGAGTTGGCCCACTTAAGCACCTTTCCAGGAATTTCTTCCTTTCCTTATATAGAGTCTCATTTGACCATTGATTACCATAAAGCTTACGGCCCACAAAAACTCTACCAGTCTGTTCTGCTTGACGCACCGACCCTTCGCTTGATGGAATCTTTCTTCTTTAATGAGTGCCACAATTTAGATACACTGGCTAGTAACCTCTTTATTAGCCTATCAACCTTAAAGCGTCTGATTAAACGAACCAACACTTACTTGAAACAAACCTTTGATTGTAAGATTGACATTAAACAGTTCAGTATCGTGGGCAATGAAAAGCAAATCCGACTCTTTTACCTCAAGTACTTTTCAGAAGCCTATGACAAACATGATTGGCCTTTTGACGACTTGGTTAGCGAGAGTGCTCTTGAAGACCTGATTCACCTCAGTGCTAAACAGCTGGATGCCCCAATTGACTACTCGCTGTTGCACCATTTAAAAATCATGGCTGGCGTCCACTTGGTGCGCTTCTCGCAAGGCTACCGTGTCAATGACGTTTATCCCCTAGCTCAAGACCTCTGCCACCAACTAGAGGATGAGTCTGCTTTTACTGATTTGCATGACAAGTTTGAAACAGACTTTCTAGAACCCCTTAACTGTCTGGCCTTGTCTGAAATGTTCTCTGCCTTCTTTTTGGAGGATGTCATGGTTAATTTCCAAAAGATTCCTCTAGCCGATGAGGACAATCAAAAAGTTGACTTCCATGATTGGAGCCAACTTATGCTTACTATTGAAAAGGGATTGCCCCTAGAAATCGCAAACAAGGACGAGATTTGCCGTCACTTACACAATGCAACCATTCTTGGGGACTATGATATTTATGAAAACTTTTTGATTTATGATTACCGTAAACCCTTCCTTGACTACTTTAAAAGCAACTACCCAGATTTATGGCAGTCTCTTTGTGATAGCATTGAAGCGACTTATGATAAGAAAGGCGTCGACATGCAAGACAAAGACCTCAATCACATGCTTTATGTCCTTTTAATTAACTGGGATAACCTTTTCATGCAACTAAGTAATGCCATTAGCAAGCAAAAACTCTTGGTCATTGAAAAGGGTTCTTGCAATGTGGGGCAATTTTTACAAGGCTTTGCAGGACAATTTTTTGACATTACCATTCACCAAGAAATGGACATCAAAAAAGCACATATTGAAGGCAAATACGATCTCGTCTTAACAGATGTCAGTCTTGAGCAGATTGACGGGGTCGATGTTTATTTCTTTAGTCAGTTGGTGCCAAGCATTGCCTTAGCGGAACTCAATAAGCATCTTAAACATAAGATCCAAAACCGCTTTAAACTGACCTCTTAA
- a CDS encoding LPXTG cell wall anchor domain-containing protein gives MAKQIKARKHALRKMITSAVLAGTAITTIGGAMGSVTTVKADSDRLTLEEKMEALRKVVTREVLIGYANNNPRFGFWMSLQQLEKEIDKTQRLTWENKRMEETLKSKVERINEAGVLLSKKQKDLNEAEAKITDLNSKQTDLTNQKEQVEKELKDTKDKLKDSIANASRIAEHEAIRSAGLENQVKSLRDVTKSLVSTINTLTKESATIKAKMAEIQEEANKKIAAVQTELENIDSENQSLSTANEQLKADLEQAARELDTLQSSYYTVENEKAELQKQLAEKDAKIAELEANNTELTATVADLTKALEAAKKEAEEKPALKAKVAELEKALAEAKGLGTKVAELEKDLEKAQAEAKDLETKLAETKAELEKVQAEKAELEATIEKMKKEHAEELDKLNALLADKEKLVEALNKEIEALKKDFDEKSNHSAQEKAKFQEELERLKKELAAKINMPMGNTKGMANAAGNAQTPANNGQNNAVKNQLPSTGDKAGNPFFTASAIAVMVGAGTLAYGRKRKEEE, from the coding sequence ATGGCTAAACAAATCAAAGCCCGTAAACATGCCTTGCGCAAAATGATCACATCAGCAGTCCTTGCCGGAACAGCAATCACAACCATCGGTGGTGCAATGGGAAGCGTCACAACAGTAAAAGCGGATAGTGATAGATTAACCTTGGAAGAAAAAATGGAAGCGTTAAGAAAGGTAGTTACTAGAGAAGTATTAATAGGTTATGCTAATAATAATCCAAGATTTGGTTTTTGGATGTCGTTACAACAATTAGAAAAAGAAATTGATAAAACCCAACGTTTAACTTGGGAAAATAAAAGAATGGAAGAGACTCTAAAAAGTAAAGTTGAAAGAATTAATGAAGCTGGAGTGCTCTTATCAAAGAAACAAAAAGATTTAAATGAAGCAGAAGCAAAAATTACAGATCTTAATTCAAAACAAACGGATTTAACAAATCAAAAAGAACAAGTAGAAAAAGAATTAAAAGATACTAAAGATAAACTTAAAGATTCGATTGCTAATGCTTCAAGGATTGCTGAGCATGAAGCAATTCGCTCAGCAGGTCTTGAAAATCAAGTGAAATCATTACGTGATGTAACAAAGTCACTTGTTTCAACTATCAATACTTTGACTAAAGAGTCAGCAACAATTAAAGCTAAAATGGCTGAAATTCAAGAAGAGGCTAATAAAAAAATTGCAGCAGTACAAACAGAATTAGAAAATATTGATAGTGAAAATCAAAGCCTATCTACAGCTAACGAGCAATTAAAAGCAGATTTGGAACAAGCTGCACGAGAATTAGATACGCTTCAAAGTTCTTACTATACAGTAGAAAATGAAAAGGCTGAACTTCAAAAACAATTGGCAGAAAAAGATGCTAAGATTGCGGAACTTGAAGCAAACAACACAGAATTAACAGCAACTGTTGCTGATTTGACTAAAGCATTAGAAGCGGCTAAGAAAGAAGCAGAAGAAAAACCTGCTCTTAAAGCTAAAGTTGCAGAATTAGAAAAAGCTCTTGCAGAAGCTAAAGGTTTAGGGACTAAAGTTGCAGAACTTGAAAAAGACCTTGAGAAAGCACAAGCAGAAGCTAAAGACCTTGAAACTAAACTAGCAGAAACAAAAGCTGAATTGGAAAAAGTTCAAGCTGAAAAAGCAGAACTTGAAGCAACTATTGAAAAAATGAAGAAAGAGCATGCTGAAGAGCTTGACAAACTAAATGCTCTTCTTGCTGACAAAGAAAAACTTGTGGAAGCTTTGAACAAAGAAATCGAAGCGCTTAAGAAAGACTTTGACGAAAAATCAAACCATTCTGCACAAGAAAAAGCTAAGTTCCAAGAAGAACTGGAACGCCTCAAAAAAGAATTGGCTGCTAAGATCAACATGCCAATGGGCAACACCAAAGGCATGGCAAACGCTGCTGGAAACGCGCAAACTCCAGCTAACAACGGTCAAAACAACGCTGTTAAGAACCAATTGCCATCAACAGGTGATAAAGCAGGTAACCCATTCTTCACAGCAAGTGCTATCGCGGTTATGGTTGGAGCTGGTACTCTAGCATACGGCCGTAAACGCAAAGAGGAAGAATAA
- a CDS encoding toxic anion resistance protein yields the protein MSDFNFDIDAIANSSLSKTDKTTEIITDLPTNQTGQVAFFDKLSTEQQEAITAKVPALVDNFMSDQNALLDFGQAAVEGVNATVNHILSEQKKLEIPQVDDLLKNTNRELNGFIAKYKDASPADLEKKPNLLQKLFKQSKDSLQEFYFDSKSIEQKIDGMAAAVVKQEDTLARNIVSAELLIEDNTKSIENLVGVIAFVEASQKEASARAVALQEELSTLESTTPQYQKISNQLARTTEVINTLEQQHTEYLSRMYVAWATTPQMRNLVKVSSDMRQKLGMLRRNTIPTMKLAIAQLGMLQQSVKSGVTADAIVNANNAALQMLAETSKEAIPKLEQSAQGTTLSIQSVTALAESLVTQNNGIIAAIDSGRQKRSQLEHAIIKSAETINDSVKLRDQKIVQALLDQGRTTQEDINN from the coding sequence ATGAGTGACTTTAATTTTGATATTGACGCTATTGCCAACAGCAGTTTAAGCAAAACCGATAAAACCACTGAAATCATCACCGACTTACCCACAAACCAAACAGGCCAAGTTGCCTTTTTTGACAAATTATCCACAGAACAACAAGAGGCCATCACCGCTAAGGTTCCTGCCCTTGTGGATAACTTTATGAGCGACCAAAATGCCCTCTTAGATTTCGGGCAAGCTGCCGTTGAGGGGGTTAATGCTACTGTTAACCATATCCTTAGTGAGCAAAAAAAATTGGAAATCCCGCAGGTGGATGACCTACTTAAAAATACAAACAGAGAACTAAATGGCTTTATTGCAAAGTACAAGGATGCTAGCCCTGCTGATTTGGAAAAGAAACCAAACCTTTTGCAAAAACTCTTCAAACAAAGCAAGGACAGCCTGCAAGAATTCTACTTTGATTCTAAAAGCATTGAACAAAAAATAGACGGCATGGCTGCTGCCGTTGTCAAACAAGAAGACACACTAGCTCGCAACATTGTCTCGGCAGAACTCTTGATTGAAGACAATACCAAGTCTATCGAAAACCTGGTTGGGGTTATCGCCTTTGTCGAAGCCAGCCAAAAAGAAGCCTCAGCACGGGCAGTCGCTCTTCAAGAAGAACTCTCGACACTAGAGTCTACTACTCCTCAATACCAAAAAATCAGCAACCAGTTAGCCCGTACAACAGAAGTGATTAACACCTTAGAGCAACAACACACCGAGTACCTGAGCCGTATGTATGTGGCCTGGGCAACCACTCCGCAAATGCGGAATCTGGTCAAAGTGTCCTCTGACATGCGCCAAAAACTAGGGATGCTCCGTCGCAACACAATCCCAACCATGAAATTAGCCATTGCCCAACTTGGGATGTTGCAACAGTCGGTTAAGTCTGGGGTAACCGCTGATGCTATCGTTAATGCCAACAATGCAGCACTGCAAATGCTGGCTGAAACCAGCAAGGAAGCTATTCCAAAACTGGAACAATCAGCCCAAGGCACCACCCTTTCAATCCAGTCAGTCACTGCATTGGCAGAGAGCTTAGTGACCCAAAACAATGGCATTATCGCAGCCATTGATAGCGGCCGCCAAAAACGCAGCCAATTAGAACACGCTATCATCAAGTCAGCTGAAACCATTAATGACTCTGTCAAACTCAGGGACCAAAAAATTGTCCAAGCCCTCCTAGACCAAGGCCGCACCACACAAGAAGACATTAACAATTAA
- a CDS encoding adenylosuccinate synthase: protein MTSVVVVGTQWGDEGKGKITDFLSADAEVIARYQGGDNAGHTIVIDGKKFKLHLIPSGIFFPEKISVIGNGVVVNPKSLVKELAYLHEEGVTTDNLRISDRAHVILPYHIKLDQLQEESKGDNKIGTTIKGIGPAYMDKAARVGIRIADLLDKEIFAERLRINLAEKNRLFEKMYDSTAIDFDAIFEEYYAYGQEIKKYVTDTSVILNDVLDSGKRVLFEGAQGVMLDIDQGTYPFVTSSNPVAGGVTIGSGVGPSKIDKVVGVCKAYTSRVGDGPFPTELFDATGERIREIGHEYGTTTGRPRRVGWFDSVVMRHSRRVSGITNLSLNSIDVLSGLDTVKICVAYDLDGERIDYYPASLETLNRCKPIYEELPGWSEDITGVRSLEDLPENARNYVRRVGELVGVRISTFSVGPGREQTNILESVWDSM from the coding sequence ATGACATCAGTAGTAGTAGTTGGTACCCAATGGGGTGATGAAGGTAAAGGTAAAATCACAGATTTCTTGTCTGCAGATGCAGAAGTGATCGCGCGTTACCAAGGTGGAGACAATGCGGGGCATACCATCGTTATCGATGGTAAAAAGTTCAAGTTGCATTTGATTCCCTCAGGCATTTTCTTCCCTGAGAAAATTTCTGTTATTGGTAATGGAGTGGTTGTTAACCCGAAATCATTGGTTAAGGAATTGGCTTATCTGCACGAAGAAGGTGTAACAACTGATAACCTTAGAATTTCAGACCGTGCCCATGTTATCTTGCCATACCATATCAAGCTTGATCAATTGCAAGAAGAGTCTAAAGGCGATAACAAAATTGGAACTACTATCAAAGGGATTGGCCCAGCCTATATGGATAAGGCAGCACGCGTTGGTATCCGCATCGCCGACCTTTTGGACAAGGAGATTTTCGCTGAGCGTTTGAGAATTAACCTAGCGGAGAAAAACCGTTTATTCGAAAAAATGTATGACAGCACAGCCATCGATTTTGACGCTATCTTTGAAGAGTACTATGCTTACGGTCAAGAAATTAAAAAATACGTCACGGATACTTCAGTAATCCTAAATGACGTGCTTGATTCAGGTAAACGTGTTCTTTTTGAGGGTGCCCAAGGGGTTATGCTTGATATTGACCAAGGGACTTACCCATTTGTAACCTCTTCAAATCCTGTTGCTGGTGGTGTAACCATTGGTTCAGGTGTTGGTCCAAGTAAGATTGACAAGGTTGTTGGGGTATGTAAGGCCTATACTAGCCGTGTTGGTGATGGACCATTCCCAACGGAATTGTTTGATGCTACTGGGGAACGTATTCGTGAGATTGGTCATGAGTACGGCACAACAACAGGTCGTCCGCGCCGTGTCGGTTGGTTTGACTCTGTTGTCATGCGCCATAGCCGTCGTGTGTCAGGGATTACCAACCTATCACTTAACTCTATTGACGTCCTTTCAGGACTTGACACGGTTAAGATTTGTGTGGCTTACGACCTCGATGGTGAGCGTATTGATTACTACCCAGCTAGTCTTGAAACCTTGAACCGTTGTAAACCAATCTATGAAGAGCTTCCAGGGTGGTCAGAAGACATCACAGGAGTTCGTAGTTTAGAAGACCTACCAGAAAATGCCCGCAACTATGTTCGCCGAGTTGGTGAATTAGTAGGTGTACGCATCTCAACTTTCTCAGTAGGCCCAGGCCGCGAACAAACAAATATCCTTGAATCTGTTTGGGATAGCATGTAA
- a CDS encoding DUF2200 family protein: MGHKVFNMSFHSIYKALTAKVERKGASAKDVDALIAWLMGYSLAEIAELKQSELTYGAFLEQAPAYNSYRKNITGKICGQQIETITDDNMQKLRQLDKLVDWLAKGKSVGEIKDKYEK; the protein is encoded by the coding sequence ATGGGTCACAAGGTTTTTAACATGTCTTTTCACTCCATTTATAAGGCTCTAACAGCTAAGGTTGAGCGTAAAGGCGCAAGCGCCAAAGATGTGGATGCGCTGATAGCTTGGCTCATGGGGTATTCCTTGGCGGAAATAGCAGAGCTAAAGCAAAGCGAGTTGACCTACGGAGCCTTTTTAGAACAGGCACCCGCCTATAATAGCTATCGCAAAAACATCACTGGAAAAATCTGTGGCCAGCAGATTGAGACCATAACAGATGACAACATGCAAAAATTACGGCAACTAGACAAACTAGTGGACTGGCTAGCCAAAGGCAAAAGTGTCGGCGAAATCAAAGACAAGTATGAAAAGTAA
- a CDS encoding glycyl-radical enzyme activating protein, which yields MTTVSGMVFNIQHFSIHDGPGIRTTVFLKGCPLRCPWCANPESQSMKAEKMLTSDGKCYETIGQIMTVDQIIEEVLKDQDFYEESGGGITLSGGEIFAQFDFALAILKAAKEVGLHTAIETTAYTKTQQFAELVEYVDFIYTDLKHYNQIKHRQMTGVANNLIIKNIHHAFQKKKEMVLRIPVIPDFNDSLEDAKAFSQLFKSLDITQVQLLPFHQFGENKYKLLGRDYQMADIKAYHPEELKDYQDVFLDHQIHCYF from the coding sequence ATGACGACAGTATCTGGCATGGTTTTTAACATTCAACACTTTAGCATTCATGATGGCCCTGGTATCCGTACGACCGTTTTCCTTAAGGGTTGCCCTTTACGCTGCCCTTGGTGTGCCAACCCAGAATCCCAAAGCATGAAAGCTGAGAAAATGCTTACATCAGACGGCAAATGCTACGAGACCATTGGCCAAATCATGACCGTTGACCAAATCATCGAAGAAGTCCTCAAAGACCAAGACTTTTATGAGGAATCCGGAGGTGGCATCACCCTTTCAGGAGGTGAAATTTTTGCACAGTTTGATTTTGCCTTAGCCATCCTAAAGGCCGCAAAAGAGGTTGGACTGCATACTGCAATTGAAACCACCGCCTACACCAAAACACAGCAGTTTGCAGAGCTGGTAGAATATGTTGACTTCATCTATACCGATTTAAAACACTACAATCAGATCAAACACCGTCAAATGACTGGCGTTGCTAATAATCTTATCATCAAAAACATCCACCATGCTTTTCAAAAGAAAAAAGAAATGGTCCTCAGAATTCCTGTTATCCCTGATTTTAATGACAGCCTAGAAGATGCCAAAGCCTTCTCACAACTCTTTAAGAGCCTAGACATCACCCAAGTCCAACTCTTACCATTCCACCAATTTGGCGAAAACAAATACAAACTCCTAGGCAGAGATTACCAAATGGCCGACATCAAAGCCTACCACCCAGAAGAGTTAAAAGACTACCAAGACGTCTTCTTAGACCATCAGATTCATTGTTATTTTTAA
- a CDS encoding DeoR/GlpR family DNA-binding transcription regulator gives MNRLDKIIQMVSEAQRVNVNHLSEKLKVSKVTIRKDLDKLESKGLLRREHGYAVLNSGDDLNVRLSYHYRVKRKIAEQAAQLIGDNDTIMIESGSTCALLAEVLCQTKRNIKIITNSCFIANHVRQHANCQVILLGGNYQPSSEVTVGPLLKEMLNLFHVDHLFVGTDGFAAETGFMGKDMMRSEVVRYMSGVADKTIILTDSSKFQKTSLVNQLSIEKVYGVITDKDLDPNISRFLTEKGIQLTFV, from the coding sequence ATGAATCGTTTAGATAAAATTATTCAGATGGTATCTGAGGCGCAAAGGGTCAATGTTAACCATCTGTCCGAAAAATTGAAAGTTTCGAAAGTAACCATTCGTAAGGATTTAGATAAGCTTGAAAGTAAGGGGCTTTTACGGCGTGAGCATGGCTATGCGGTTTTAAACAGCGGCGATGACCTCAATGTCCGTCTTTCTTACCATTATAGGGTTAAGCGGAAAATAGCAGAGCAGGCAGCTCAATTAATTGGTGATAATGACACTATTATGATTGAATCAGGCTCGACCTGTGCCTTGCTGGCAGAAGTTTTGTGTCAAACCAAACGCAATATCAAAATTATTACAAACTCGTGTTTTATTGCAAATCATGTCCGTCAACATGCCAATTGTCAGGTCATTTTGCTAGGGGGGAACTATCAGCCAAGCTCAGAAGTGACAGTGGGTCCTCTTTTGAAAGAAATGCTCAATCTATTTCATGTGGATCATCTTTTTGTTGGAACCGATGGCTTCGCAGCAGAAACAGGTTTTATGGGCAAAGACATGATGCGCTCAGAGGTTGTTCGTTACATGTCAGGTGTTGCTGATAAAACCATTATATTGACGGATTCAAGCAAGTTCCAAAAAACAAGCCTTGTTAACCAACTCTCCATTGAGAAAGTCTACGGAGTGATAACAGATAAAGACTTAGATCCAAACATCAGCCGATTCTTAACTGAAAAAGGAATCCAATTGACCTTTGTTTGA
- a CDS encoding glycyl radical protein — MTESKAYFGSLTERMNRYRESVLNKKPYIDAERALLVTETYQKHMDKPANLKRAYMLQNILEKMTIYIEDDSLIAGNQASSNKDAPIFPEYTLDFVLKELDLFEKRDGDVFYITEETKEELRSIAPFWENNTLRARAGVLLPKEVAVYMETGFFGMEGKMNSGDAHLAVNYQKLLEEGLIGFEKRARAAKAALDLTVPENIDKYHFYDSVFIVIAAVKTYAERYAKLARQMAETASADRQKELLEMARICDKVPYQPAETFAEAVQSVWFIQCVLQIESNGHSLSYGRFDQYMYPYAQADIEAGRESQESIIERLTNLWIKTLTINKVRSQSHTFSSAGSPLYQNVTIAGQTIDKKDAVNPMSYWVLTSVAQTKLPQPNLTVRYHAGLDKRFMNECIEVMKLGFGMPAMNNDEVIIPSFINKGVLEEDAYNYSAIGCVETAVPGKWGYRCTGMSYINFPKILLITMNDGIDPSSGKRFAKGHGHFTEMTSYEELKAAWDETLREITRMSVIVENAIDLGLEREVPDILCSALTDDCIGRGKTLKEGGAVYDFISGLQVGIANLSDSLAALKKLVFEEERLTTRELWHALETDFAGEEGEAIRQMLINEAPKYGNDDDYADQLVVDAYDTYIDEIAKYPNTRYGRGPIGGIRYSGTSSISANVGQGKATLATPDGRHAGTPLAEGCSPEHSMDKKGPTSVLKSVSKLRTEEIVGGVLLNQKVNPQTLSKEEDKVKLIALLRTFFNRLHGYHIQYNVVSRETLIAAQENPEDYRDLIVRVAGYSAFFNSLSKATQDDIIERTEHTL; from the coding sequence ATGACAGAATCAAAAGCTTATTTTGGCTCTTTAACAGAACGAATGAACCGTTACCGTGAATCCGTTTTGAACAAGAAGCCTTATATTGATGCAGAACGTGCCCTTTTAGTAACAGAGACTTACCAAAAACACATGGATAAGCCGGCCAATCTCAAACGTGCTTACATGTTGCAGAATATTTTGGAGAAAATGACCATTTACATTGAAGACGACAGTTTGATTGCAGGTAACCAAGCTTCGTCCAACAAGGATGCTCCAATTTTCCCAGAATATACTCTGGATTTTGTGTTGAAAGAACTGGATCTTTTTGAAAAACGTGACGGTGATGTTTTTTACATTACTGAGGAAACCAAGGAAGAGTTGCGCAGTATTGCTCCTTTCTGGGAAAACAATACCTTACGTGCCAGAGCGGGTGTTCTCCTTCCTAAAGAAGTTGCTGTTTATATGGAAACAGGCTTCTTTGGAATGGAAGGCAAGATGAATTCAGGAGATGCCCACTTAGCGGTAAACTACCAAAAACTCTTAGAAGAAGGCTTGATAGGCTTTGAAAAAAGAGCACGCGCAGCTAAGGCAGCCCTTGATTTAACCGTTCCTGAAAACATTGATAAGTACCATTTTTACGATTCTGTCTTTATTGTTATTGCTGCTGTGAAGACTTATGCAGAACGTTATGCAAAATTAGCTCGCCAAATGGCAGAGACTGCAAGTGCAGACCGGCAAAAAGAGTTGTTAGAAATGGCTCGAATCTGTGATAAAGTCCCTTATCAGCCTGCAGAAACTTTTGCAGAAGCGGTGCAATCCGTTTGGTTTATTCAGTGTGTTTTGCAAATTGAATCAAACGGTCACTCTCTATCTTATGGTCGTTTTGATCAGTACATGTACCCTTATGCTCAGGCAGATATAGAAGCAGGGAGGGAAAGTCAGGAATCGATCATTGAGCGCTTGACCAACTTGTGGATTAAAACCCTAACCATCAATAAGGTGCGCAGCCAATCACATACCTTCTCATCAGCAGGCAGTCCTTTATACCAAAATGTCACTATCGCAGGGCAAACCATTGACAAAAAAGACGCCGTGAATCCAATGTCCTACTGGGTATTGACGAGTGTTGCACAAACCAAATTGCCTCAGCCTAATTTGACGGTGCGCTACCATGCTGGTCTTGATAAGCGTTTTATGAATGAGTGTATTGAGGTCATGAAGCTTGGTTTTGGCATGCCTGCCATGAATAATGATGAGGTGATTATTCCTTCCTTTATTAACAAAGGGGTCTTGGAAGAAGATGCCTATAATTATTCAGCAATTGGTTGTGTGGAGACCGCTGTACCTGGGAAGTGGGGCTATCGATGCACTGGCATGAGTTACATTAATTTCCCTAAAATTTTACTGATTACCATGAATGACGGGATTGATCCAAGTTCGGGTAAACGTTTCGCTAAAGGACATGGACACTTTACGGAGATGACCTCATATGAAGAGTTAAAAGCTGCTTGGGATGAAACCTTGCGTGAGATTACCCGCATGAGTGTTATTGTCGAAAATGCCATTGACCTTGGTTTGGAACGAGAAGTGCCAGATATTCTTTGTTCTGCTTTGACTGATGATTGTATCGGTCGTGGTAAGACTCTGAAAGAAGGCGGAGCGGTTTACGATTTTATTTCAGGCTTGCAAGTTGGGATTGCTAATCTTTCTGATTCACTAGCTGCGCTAAAAAAATTAGTTTTCGAAGAGGAACGTCTGACAACACGAGAACTCTGGCATGCCCTTGAAACCGACTTTGCTGGAGAAGAAGGTGAAGCCATTCGTCAAATGCTGATTAATGAAGCACCAAAATATGGCAATGATGATGATTATGCTGACCAACTCGTGGTTGATGCCTATGACACCTATATTGATGAGATTGCTAAGTACCCCAATACCCGTTATGGCCGTGGACCAATTGGTGGCATCCGCTATTCCGGAACATCATCTATTTCAGCCAATGTTGGTCAAGGCAAGGCAACCCTTGCAACACCAGATGGTCGACACGCAGGAACCCCACTTGCCGAAGGGTGTTCACCAGAGCATAGTATGGATAAAAAAGGACCAACTTCAGTATTGAAATCTGTTTCTAAACTAAGAACAGAAGAAATTGTGGGTGGTGTCCTTTTAAACCAGAAAGTCAATCCACAAACCCTATCAAAAGAAGAGGATAAGGTGAAATTAATAGCCTTGCTTAGAACCTTTTTCAACAGGTTACATGGCTATCATATTCAATACAATGTGGTTTCTAGAGAAACCCTAATAGCTGCGCAAGAAAATCCCGAAGATTACCGTGACCTTATTGTCCGTGTGGCAGGTTATTCAGCCTTCTTTAACAGCTTATCTAAAGCAACACAAGATGATATTATTGAAAGAACAGAACATACCTTATAG
- a CDS encoding fructose-6-phosphate aldolase: MEYMLDTLNIEDIKKWSKILPLAGVTSNPSIAKKEGPIDFFKRIQEVREIIGDKASIHVQVIAQDYEGILKDARAIREACGDNSYVKVPVTADGLAAIKSLKADGYHITATAIYSTFQGLLAIEAGADYLAPYYNRMENLNIDPEQVIGQLAEAIDRNCSDSKILAASFKNVAQVNKAFALGAQAITAGPDVFQAGFAMPSIQKAVDDFAKDWESIHNKQSI, translated from the coding sequence ATGGAATACATGTTAGATACCTTAAACATTGAAGACATCAAAAAATGGAGCAAGATTTTACCACTTGCAGGGGTAACCTCAAATCCATCAATAGCCAAAAAAGAAGGGCCGATTGATTTCTTTAAACGCATTCAAGAAGTCCGTGAGATTATTGGTGACAAGGCTTCGATTCATGTTCAAGTCATTGCCCAAGATTATGAAGGGATACTAAAGGATGCGCGTGCTATCCGCGAGGCTTGTGGAGATAATAGTTATGTTAAAGTACCTGTGACAGCAGACGGTTTAGCAGCAATCAAAAGCCTGAAAGCAGATGGCTACCACATTACAGCAACAGCTATCTATAGTACTTTCCAAGGCTTGCTTGCTATTGAAGCAGGTGCAGATTATTTAGCCCCTTACTATAATCGTATGGAAAATCTGAACATTGATCCAGAGCAGGTGATTGGTCAGTTAGCAGAAGCAATTGATCGTAACTGCAGTGACAGCAAAATCTTAGCAGCAAGCTTTAAAAATGTAGCGCAGGTTAACAAAGCATTTGCCCTTGGGGCGCAAGCCATCACAGCAGGACCAGATGTTTTCCAAGCAGGATTTGCCATGCCATCTATTCAAAAAGCAGTAGATGATTTTGCCAAAGACTGGGAAAGCATCCACAATAAACAAAGTATTTAA